TACCTGATTGACGGAATTGTTGTACAAAGCTTCTTTTCAGCCTTTGTTGCTGCTGCTTTCCTCGGTATTCTCAACGCCTTGCTCAGACCTTTACTGATTCTTATTACACTGCCCATTACCATCCTTACAATGGGTCTTTTCACTTTTGTCATCAATGCTGTTCTTCTGCTTATGGTATCGGGTGTGGTTAGCGGGCTTGAGATTCAGGGTTTCTGGTCTGCTCTCGGCGGAGCCCTGATTATTGCATTAATCAGCT
This DNA window, taken from Desulfonatronovibrio magnus, encodes the following:
- a CDS encoding phage holin family protein; translation: MNGLLIRWLILTLSIMLCAYLIDGIVVQSFFSAFVAAAFLGILNALLRPLLILITLPITILTMGLFTFVINAVLLLMVSGVVSGLEIQGFWSALGGALIIALISWLSFIFISDRGRVEYIELKRRGNKWE